From the Lolium rigidum isolate FL_2022 chromosome 2, APGP_CSIRO_Lrig_0.1, whole genome shotgun sequence genome, one window contains:
- the LOC124689710 gene encoding tetratricopeptide repeat protein 5-like, with protein MSSEREASGVAATSASPSQRGEGAEGADAGLERTADAVEELYRLRDTFFPRDPAEKPATLRARADAALAVLDSLPPEQRKSPQQRAVCEFLRGKILDVFPEYNKEAEDHLSKAVKLNPSLVDAWLCLGNCIWKKGDLASAKNCFVLALDKGADKKILCQLSMLERSMAQGEDVLYHIPTSSVDGDFRYPGESREIPGFHAVRAISRCVAAHPGPVRGVRVTCTSFHTQEYALQRLVAGLAAKNV; from the exons ATGAGCAGCGAGCGCGAGGCCAGCGGAGTGGCGGCGACCTCCGCCTCGCCCTCGCAGCGCGGGGAGGGCGCCGAAGGCGCCGACGCGGGGCTGGAGAGGACGGCGGACGCGGTGGAGGAGCTGTACCGCCTCCGCGACACGTTCTTCCCCCGCGACCCCGCCGAGAAGCCTGCCACGCTCCGCGCCCGCGCCGACGCCGCCCTCGCCGTACTAGACTCCCTCCCTCCCG AGCAAAGGAAATCGCCACAACAGCGTGCTGTTTGTGAGTTCTTGAGGGGGAAAATACTGGACGTCTTCCCTGAGTATAACAAGGAGGCCGAAGATCATCTATCGAAAGCA GTAAAGCTGAATCCATCTCTTGTAGATGCATGGCTATGTTTGGGCAACTGCATCTGGAAGAAGGGGGATCTGGCTTCAGCAAAGAATTGCTTTGTATTAGCACTGGACAAG GGCGCAGATAAGAAAATACTATGCCAACTCTCCATGCTTGAAAGAAGTATGGCTCAAGGTGAGGATGTGCTCTATCATATACCAACCTCTTCAGTTGATG GTGACTTCAGGTACCCCGGCGAGTCGCGCGAGATCCCGGGCTTCCACGCCGTGCGTGCCATCTCGCGCTGCGTGGCCGCGCACCCGGGGCCCGTCCGCGGCGTGCGCGTCACCTGCACCTCCTTCCACACGCAGGAGTACGCGCTCCAGCGCCTGGTCGCCGGCCTCGCCGCCAAGAACGTGTAG
- the LOC124689712 gene encoding F-box/FBD/LRR-repeat protein At1g13570-like, with protein MDAAAAGQGELRTYADVEEFFNNMSSEGPSAQDRIDYIVPYIISLLPPPFVPAPDAADASDSEDEHFSLTSSSSSDSDDDGADWPAVFPPAQGDGQDHISRLSNDLLANVISRLPTKEAARTMVLSARWRGLWPATPLLVDDAHLRYPGESREIPGFHAVRALSRCVAAHPGPVRAARVTRTSFHTQEYALQRLVSLLAAKSVQDLVLFNRPWPLNMPLPNDVLRCASLARLYLGVWHFPDTAAHRPNLPNLQELGLFHTIIADRDIDALLARCRKLKVLSFAMSYNSDSRLRVRSRSLCAVVEWRCSLEEILVDDAPCLERLLFDSIGDRRLVKIVQAPRLEVLGFLDLQLHELQIGGIVIKAGMNVRARAMLPSLKIFAVKVRFSDQTEAKMLPTLLRCFPSLETLHVMSIPGSTDTVDRAGFWESLGSCDCLRSHLKTLVLHGFQNLNQELRFLNYILEKGKMLKTLCIVRSEIDDFLAEACHVVVPEVGPTSGFILERGAPSGGSSGSDITVCPASRYWSFQHAIDLSVKDPFYAARHDVTWIACRTEDESLCF; from the exons atggatgccgccgccgccggccaaggaGAGCTCCGAACCTACGCCGATGTCGAGGAGTTCTTCAACAACATGTCGTCCGAGGGCCCGTCGGCGCAGGACCGCATCGATTACATCGTCCCCTACAtcatctccctcctccctccaccCTTCGTCCCCGCGCccgacgccgccgacgcctccGACTCCGAAGACGAGCACTTCTccctcacctcctcctcctcctccgactccgacgacgacggcgccgacTGGCCCGCTGTCTTTCCGCCGGCGCAGGGTGACGGCCAGGACCACATCAGCCGCCTCTCCAACGACCTGCTCGCCAACGTCATCTCCCGCCTCCCCACCAAGGAAGCCGCGCGCACCATGGTCCTCTCGGCCCGCTGGCGCGGCCTGTGGCCGGCGACCCCGCTGCTCGTCGACGACGCGCACCTCCGGTACCCCGGCGAGTCGCGCGAGATCCCGGGCTTCCACGCCGTGCGCGCCCTCTCGCGCTGCGTGGCGGCGCACCCGGGCCCCGTGCGCGCCGCGCGCGTCACCCGCACCTCCTTCCACACGCAGGAGTACGCGCTCCAGCGCCTCGTCTCCCTCCTCGCCGCCAAGAGCGTCCAGGACCTCGTCCTCTTCAACCGCCCCTGGCCGCTCAACATGCCGCTCCCCAACGACGTCCTCCGCTGCGCCTCCCTCGCCCGCCTCTACCTCGGCGTCTGGCACTTCCCGGACACCGCCGCGCACCGGCCCAACCTCCCCAACCTCCAGGAGCTCGGCCTCTTCCACACCATCATCGCCGACAGGGACATCGACGCCCTGCTCGCGCGCTGCCGCAAGCTCAAGGTCCTCTCCTTCGCCATGTCCTACAACTCCGACTCGCGCCTCCGCGTCAGGTCCCGCAGCCTCTGCGCCGTGGTTGAGTGGAGATGCAGCTTGGAAGAAATCCTCGTCGATGATGCCCCCTGCCTCGAGCGCCTGCTCTTCGACAGCATTGGCGACCGGAGGCTCGTCAAGATTGTCCAGGCGCCCAGGCTGGAGGTCCTCGGCTTCTTGGACCTGCAGCTCCACGAGCTCCAGATTGGCGGCATTGTCATCAAG GCTGGGATGAATGTGAGAGCTAGAGCCATGCTGCCAAGTCTGAAGATATTTGCTGTCAAGGTGCGGTTTTCAGATCAGACGGAGGCCAAGATGCTGCCCACTCTGCTCAGATGTTTTCCTTCTCTTGAGACACTTCACGTCATG TCCATTCCTGGGTCAACTGATACCGTGGACCGTGCTGGGTTCTGGGAGTCCCTGGGCTCCTGTGACTGCCTCAGAAGTCACCTCAAGACCTTAGTCCTCCATGGATTCCAGAACCTTAACCAAGAACTGCGTTTTCTCAATTACATTTTGGAGAAGGGTAAGATGCTTAAGACCCTGTGCATTGTTCGCAGTGAGATTGATGACTTTTTAGCGGAGGCATGCCACGTGGTGGTACCGGAGGTAGGCCCGACGTCAGGTTTCATTCTTGAGCGCGGCGCGCCATCAGGTGGAAGCAGTGGCAGTGACATTACTGTTTGTCCTGCCTCCCGCTACTGGAGCTTTCAGCACGCCATAGACTTGTCAGTGAAGGATCCCTTCTATGCGGCGAGGCATGACGTCACCTGGATTGCTTGTCGTACCGAGGATGAGAGTTTGTGTTTCTGA